Within Citrus sinensis cultivar Valencia sweet orange chromosome 1, DVS_A1.0, whole genome shotgun sequence, the genomic segment CTTCTGTACCGTAACTCTTAGCAGCAacctttcaaaatttcaaataatcatatatatatatatatataataataaaaattaaacaaaaaaaatcaattttaagataataagCTATTTTGGTGTAaagtgaaatttattaaagtatttaggtgtattatttaatttattaaaacactCATGTATGaatgaaagtaaaaaattGAGGTTTGACTTTTACTATTTAATTGACCCTAACAGAAAAtgtacaaatataattttatcctttcaattgttaaaattaacagagaaaaaatgatttttgggAGTAGATTGaagttttcatatttttagataataaattagagtatgtcaattaaataaagGAGTACGATGAAATTTACCCATTAACAAtggtaaatgaaaaaaaaaattatcatgcaatcaattttgagaattttttttaaatataaaatttcatttggttGGCCAACTATAATCCCGATAAAGCAAGAGGGAATATGCTATATATGAGTTCTGATCATAgcattagaaaaaaagaatcaaaatttttgagtGATACAAAATATCATCTTAAATGACGTACTATTTAACTACtgtatgttaaattttattacttatgtaatatatatatatatatatttaacttaGCTACGCTACCATCCAATGAACatttatacctttttttttttttgtcaggGAGTTCATCAAAGTgacttttaattaaattttaagctACATCTTATCcatccaaaaattttaataataatggcTATAGCATCCGATTTAACAAAAGCTTGGAAGGCTGCATTTCTGATAAGGACGGCCCTGGCCTTGTGGGGGTCTTGTTCGCCGAAGCCACCGGGTAAGGCGAAAGCTGCAGAGAAAGTTACTGTTGCAATGAGTGCAGCCACAACCAAATGTAACTCTTCTGCACTATTGACTCTTGTGACGAATCCTTTATCCCATTGTCCATCGACACGAATAAGGTATAATTATCTTGATAGGGTGTTCGCAGATCGAATTTTACGGATTAGACATCAATCTATATTTAATACACAATTTTgtggattataatttttcaatccaatccacggattgattaaactcaatccaaatccaatccatacatctgCGGATTGGATGCGGATTTGattcaatccatatccaatccatacgtCTGTGGATCGGATGCAGATTTAACttaatccatatccaatccattaTTTTGCGCATTAGTTTccgaattaaaaatttttagttctccCCAATCCATGaactaatgaaattaaaaaaaaatcttatataaaaataattttactaccaattaaattttggcgAAGTTTCTGAAACCAAACAAAGTCTGATCCTTCACCAGGGCTATTTCACTTGTCGAAAAGTGGTGATTACGGAGCCGTCAACGATGGGAACCAGGAGAAGTACGGGTGGCAATCTTGAAGGTTGTGATAGTGCAATTGTTTGGTTAGAACCAGTGATTGTGAAGTGGCTCGATGGACTCGGGGAAGAAGATGGCTTGCTCTCACTGAAATCACGCGGTCAACGTCCTTCAAATCGGTGTCAAGAGTGTATCGAACCAGTATTCGATGTCGCTAGTGCGTGTGACGGCGGGGAAGCTTAGggttttttgtttgcaaattgTTGTGACTTGGCGTTATATTACTTTACTTTTGAGTGACTTTGCAAATTGTTGGTAACTTGACGTTATGTTACTTTGCTTTTGCTAGTGTGTGTGTgactttgcttttattttgttttacaatttttacaagttatatttgtatattcgattatttaactattttttatttaatattattatttggtaatGGCTAAGATATGTTATAGTGCTTATCTAACTATGTAATGTCacaatattctttaattaaatttataataatttttttgcgGATTCACGGATTTTTACGGATTTACAGAAtcaaatccatatccaatccatcaactgcagatttttaaattttcaattcatatCTAATCCACGGATCCACGGATCAGATTTATACGGATCGAATTTTTACAGATCAAACAGATTGAGTGGATCggattggattctgaacacccctatGATTCAGTGCGGTTAGCacaaaaattgttattatccgtgtcttcattaaaataaaaatgcaatgtCCAATGTCGAATaggagtgaaaaaaaaattcgaaactgaaaaaaaaattgaatccaactgatgatttgattctttttaattaaggaaaaaaatcaatgatgtgtaaataaattaaattactgaaccaaaaattgaaaaatcaagaaattggctgttaaaaaaaatcaagtaattgtatataaaaatgtcaagaaattttatgaaaaatctatGTGAAAAATGTCACATTTACCCTCTTTAGCTGAGTGCAATGAAGTGATGGAAGCAAGTCAAGTATTTGTTCCACCAAATTGGTTAATAATTTTGCAGTTAGGTTATTTGAGAATGTGATGTAATCAATGTGCAGGATTGTGTTATGGATTGGTGTTACTAAAGGCAAAGAAGAACGCAAAATCGCAAATTCCTGAACATGGAGATTTATTTcttctatatatttaatagtTCATTGAAAATGAGGTATACTTCTATTGGAACCATGAATACATGGCTAATTAATATTCCGTTCCTCCCTTTTTGATATAATAACCATGTAAAACATGAAAATGACCCAGAGGAAGAAGCTTAAGCCAATGATACAGGTGGGAATGGCAAGCCCTAAAGAAGGTCCCAATATGCGTATGTGCCCGTAACAAATACAATCACCGTTGCTACCATGGCAATCAAAGTGAAGAAAAAGGcgaaaatgaacaaaaagacCAATTGTTAAAATGCCTTAAGTGACATAATGAAATGGACAAAGACAGCAGAAAGTGAGAAGACCATGGCCACGGCATTTGTTATAACAAATGCTCGAAAAAATGCATTTCTAGTGAGAATTGCAGTGCCTTGGTTTGGGTTGTCTTCACTCTTGTAACCACCTGGTACAGTGAATACTGCAGTAAAGGTCACTATTGCTATCAGCGCTACCACTACCAACTATGATTCTGATGCATCTTTGAGTCCAATGACATTTTTATCCAGAAATTTCCAAAACGATTGCGATTTGTCTTATCTCATCTTGACAACACCTTTTGGATATTGTCCATGGCCAACATCTTCGGACAACTCTTTGTTAGagatataaatataaagaatattcTTGTAACGGTTCTGCTGATGTGGCAGCTGAGTGAGCAAGGTTACTATTGTTAGTTTGTAAGTTTGTTATAGAGTTGGGAAAGTTAGTTAATCACAGCTCATTCTTTACACGTGTGTGAGCAAATGTAGAAGCTTCTGGATCTAAGTATATAAGCTCACTTTCTGTACTCATAATATGTTGAATAAGATTTGATCTgcttttcttatattttctcttaatgCTCATTAAACTTTCCTTCACTTTCTCTCTAACTAAACAAACACAAATAGCTTGATTAAACTTCAATTTGGTATCAGATACTAGGATTCAGTCTAATCACATGGCGTTATCAAGCTTGAACACAAATAtctcatcatcaacatcaacCTTCACCTTCACAACTCCAATAAAACTTGATCGATCAAATTACTTAATCTGGAAATCTCAAATCTTATCTTCAGTTCGAGCAAATGAACTTGAAAGTCTTCTTGATGGATCCAGAATCTGTCCAGATCAATTTCTCTCAAACACTCAAGGAAATTCAGATGCTATCTTCAATGCTTCTGTAAGTTCAACTTTTACATCACAAGAGAATCCTGAGTTTGCTGTGTGGAGAAAGCAAGATTAGATGTTATTGAGCTGGCTGTTATCCTCCATCAGTGTTGAAATTCTCAGTCTTGTGGTAAACTCTAAAACTTCTCATGAACTGTGGTCTAGTTCAGAGCAACAATTTGGATCTAAAACTACTGCTAAGAAAGTTCATCTAAAAATGATGTTGAATAATCTGAAGAAAGGATCTATGACTATGACAGAATATTTTAGTAAGTTGAAGTCAGTTACTAATGAGCTTGCTATTGCTCGAAGTCCTGTTAGTTCTTTGGATTTTATAACTCATTTCATCTCTGGACTAGGTCAGCCTTATTATCCAGTAGTTGTGTATATTGAAGCAAATGTTCTAAAAATGAGTATTAATGAGGCTTATTCAATGTTGTTAACACATGAGGCACGTTTAGAAAGTAATCAGTCAAATGCTTTCAAGGAAGTTAAACAGAACTATGATGCTAACTTAGCTTAGGCTGGaaacaatcaaaagaaaattaataatcaggGAGGCTAGAATAACAACAATCAAGGAGGCTGGAATGGAAACACTGGAAACAAAAATGGATTTAATAACTGGAATGGAAATTTTACAAACAGAGGAGGTTTTAATCCAGAAAGGGGACAAAATTCAGGCAGAGGACAATGGAATAATAACTGGAATAACTGGAATGGAAATCAAGGCAGAGGTAATTTTGCTGGTGCTGCTAGAAATTTTTCTAGTGGATTTCCTGGTGATTTTAACGGATTCGGAAGAGGATGAGGCAGAGGAAGTATTGTTTGTCAGATTTGCTTTAACCACAATTATACTGCAGCTGATTGTAAAGATAGATTTAATAGAAACTTTgttccaaatttttttgtgCAAGGAAATTTTCCAGGTCAGAATCAAACTTCTAGAGCTGCTTTCATGGCTACATCAGAAGGAGTTGCTGACCAAGGATGGTATCTGGATAGTGGAGCAACACATCACCTTACAAACAATGTGGAGAACTTAGCTGAAGGTAAACCTTATTTTGGATCTCAGTTGCTGTTAGTTGGTAATGGACAAGGTCTTAGAATCACTTACATATGCAATATATGTCTCTTTTCATCCTTAGGTAATCAGTTAAACCTTTCTAATGTTCTGTGTGTTcccaaaattaccaaaaatctCATTAGCTTGTCTAAACTTCTCTCTGACAATTATATAACTATTGAATTTGTTTCTAATCTTTGTTTCATTAAGGACAAGATGCAAGGAACTTTGCTAGCACATGGGATTGCTAAAGATGGTTTCTTTAAGCTACTGTCCCAAGATACATCTATTCCTGATTCTAAAGCCTTGGGTTTAAAACCTAGTTCAATGTTATCtgtttttttcaataaagagATTGTACACTCTTTGAAAGAGTTGAATAACCAAACACATGTCTGTTCAAATTTGATCAATTCCAATAATAAGAATTCTGTCAGTTTCTTAGCTTCCAGTAGTGAGTCTATGCAGTTGCTGCACAATAGGTTTGGTCATCCAACCAAACATGTTTTGCAAACAATaatgaaagtcttcccatGCATTCAATCCATTCTAAATCTCTTGAC encodes:
- the LOC127900211 gene encoding uncharacterized protein LOC127900211, with amino-acid sequence MAIASDLTKAWKAAFLIRTALALWGSCSPKPPGKAKAAEKVTVAMSAATTKCNSSALLTLVTNPLSHCPSTRISLILHQGYFTCRKVVITEPSTMGTRRSTGGNLEGCDSAIVWLEPVIVKWLDGLGEEDGLLSLKSRGQRPSNRCQECIEPVFDVASACDGGEA